Within Verrucomicrobiota bacterium, the genomic segment GGCGTATTGGAAATCCTATGGCGGCAGTCCGGGGCTGAGTTTTTTACTCAACGAATTCACCGAGCAAATGCGTGATCGCGGTCTGACCGAAGAGCAATGGCAACGGATTTTTGTCTCTACTCCTGCTCAAACCTACAGCTTCAAACCCCAGGTTAACTGATGGCTAAAAAATGGAAAATCGCAGGCATCGAGTTCTCTCACATGCACATGGGGGACTTGCTTCGATGCGTTGAACAACACCCCAACGCAGAAATCGTAGGCATTTGCGACCCGAGACCGGAGCGCATGCAGGATGCCCAGAGGAGTTTTCAGCTGAGGGATTCTCAAGTCTTCACGGACTACCAGCGGTGCATGGAAGAGACTGAACCTGATCTGGTTGTTCTCTGCCCGACGACCGCAGAGCATGGGGATTGGGTCGAGCGAATCGCGCCCTATTGCACCCATGTTTTGGTCGAGAAGCCTTTCGCCGGTTCATTGGCTGATGCAGATCGCATGATTCGTGCAGTCGGAGCGACTGGTAAAGAGCTTGTTATCAATTGGCCGCTTCGCTGGGTGGAGAGTCATTTCACGACACACCGACTCATCAGCGAAGGATTGATCGGCACTGTAATCGAGGTGCACTACTACGATGGTAATCGCGGCCCTCTCTATCACGGTGCGGATAAGATCGAGCTTGAGCCAACCGCGGAGAAGAAAAGCGAGAGCTGGTGGTATAAAAAGAAATCAGACGGAGGTTCCCTCCGCGACTATCTTGGTTATGGGGTGACCCTCGGCACCTGGTTCAACCGGGGCCAAAAACCCGACGAAGTCACTGCGATCGCGACCGGCACCTCTGGCCTCGAGGTCGATGAGCATAGCGTGACGGTCGCCCGCTACGGCGATCATCTTTCCAAATTTGAAACCCGCTGGGGCACCTTTTCGGATCCCTGGACGCATCAGCCGCAACCGAAGTGCGGTTTTGTGATCCGTGGAACCGAGGGGACGATCAGCAGCTACGATTATGAGCCGACCATTCGGATTCAGACCCGCGAGAAACCCGAGGGCTATGACCAGACGGTCGATGCACTTCCAGACGGGGAAAGGAATGGTATCGAGTATAGTCTGAGTCGTATCGAGGCAGGACTACCGATCGAAGGCCCGTTGAGCCCGCCGCTCGCGCGCATCGGGCAACAGATTGTCGATAGTGCGATCCGCAGCAGCGAAGAAGGCCGCTCCGTGCCCTTAGAAGGAGAACCGTCATGAGCAAGGACGACGCGAGAGAACTCAAGGCAGTCGAAGTGGCAAAGACGGAAGCGCCCGTTTTATCCTATCAACCTCCGCTGCCGAAAGGACTTCCGCCAAAGATCGGGTTAATCGGATGCGGAGGTATCGCGCGGAATCATCTCGACGCCTACCGTCAGAAGGGCTTTCCGGTGGCGGTGCTTTGCGATATCAACCTTGAGGCTGCAAAAAAACTACGCGACGAGTTTTTCCCCGATGCAGAAGTCACCGATGATGTAGACTCTGTCTTTGGAAGAGATGCTATCGGGGTGCTCGACCTTGCCACCCATCCGGACCACCGAGTCGGCCATATACGCAAGGCATTGGAAAACGGAAAACATGTTCTCAGCCAAAAGCCGTTTGTCCTCGACCTGGAAACCGGTCGCGAACTGGTGGCCCTCGCCCAGAGTCACGACCTCAAACTAGCAGTGAATCAAAACGGGCGCTGGGCGCCGTATTTTGCTTACCTGCGTGAAGCGGTGAGCGCCAATTTGCTCGGAGAGATTGTGAGCTGTGATATCCACATCGCTTGGGATCATACTTGGATCCAAGGCACTCGATTCGAGGAGATCCACCACATCGTTCTTTACGATTTTGCCATTCACTGGTTTGATCTGGTGCGCTGTGTCTTTGGCGAGCGGGAAGCCAAACAGGTCTTTGCTCAAGTCGAAAAAGCACGAGGACAGGAACTGGCACCGCCGCTCAGCGCGCAAAGCGCAATTCAGTTCGACGGCGGTTTGGCCTCACTTGTTTTTCATGCAAATACCAAGTTTGGGCCTTCCGAGAGCACGGTGATCACGGGCACAAAGGGAACCTTTCGCAGCACTGGTCCGGTTTGTGCCAACGAACAGATTCAACTGATTACTGAAGCGGGCGAAGCTGAGGTTGAGTTGAAAGGGAATTGGTTTAACGACGGGTTTGCCGGGACGATGGGAGAGCTTCTCTGTGCGATCGAGGAAGACCGCGAACCCGCGAATTCTGCAGACCAGAACTTGAAGAGCCTCGAATTGTGTTTCGCAGCCGTGGCCAGCGCAGATAGCGGTAATCCAGTAGCACCCAGCTCTATATCCACCCTTAGTTATACCTAGAATCGTCGATCCACCAAAAAT encodes:
- a CDS encoding Gfo/Idh/MocA family oxidoreductase; amino-acid sequence: MSKDDARELKAVEVAKTEAPVLSYQPPLPKGLPPKIGLIGCGGIARNHLDAYRQKGFPVAVLCDINLEAAKKLRDEFFPDAEVTDDVDSVFGRDAIGVLDLATHPDHRVGHIRKALENGKHVLSQKPFVLDLETGRELVALAQSHDLKLAVNQNGRWAPYFAYLREAVSANLLGEIVSCDIHIAWDHTWIQGTRFEEIHHIVLYDFAIHWFDLVRCVFGEREAKQVFAQVEKARGQELAPPLSAQSAIQFDGGLASLVFHANTKFGPSESTVITGTKGTFRSTGPVCANEQIQLITEAGEAEVELKGNWFNDGFAGTMGELLCAIEEDREPANSADQNLKSLELCFAAVASADSGNPVAPSSISTLSYT
- a CDS encoding Gfo/Idh/MocA family oxidoreductase, whose amino-acid sequence is MAKKWKIAGIEFSHMHMGDLLRCVEQHPNAEIVGICDPRPERMQDAQRSFQLRDSQVFTDYQRCMEETEPDLVVLCPTTAEHGDWVERIAPYCTHVLVEKPFAGSLADADRMIRAVGATGKELVINWPLRWVESHFTTHRLISEGLIGTVIEVHYYDGNRGPLYHGADKIELEPTAEKKSESWWYKKKSDGGSLRDYLGYGVTLGTWFNRGQKPDEVTAIATGTSGLEVDEHSVTVARYGDHLSKFETRWGTFSDPWTHQPQPKCGFVIRGTEGTISSYDYEPTIRIQTREKPEGYDQTVDALPDGERNGIEYSLSRIEAGLPIEGPLSPPLARIGQQIVDSAIRSSEEGRSVPLEGEPS